Proteins from one Pseudomonas sp. KBS0710 genomic window:
- a CDS encoding LLM class flavin-dependent oxidoreductase: MAKKKILLNAFNMNCIGHINHGLWTHPRDTSTHYKTVEYWTDLAQTLERGLFDGLFIADIVGVYDVYQNAIDVPLKESIQLPVNDPLLLVSAMAAVTKNLGFGLTANLTYEPPYLFARRMSTLDHLSRGRVGWNIVTGYLDSAAKAMGLTEQVEHDRRYDQADEYLQVLYKLWEGSWEDDAVLNDPKQRVYAQPGKVHKVEHHGEFYQVEGYHLCEPSPQRTPVLFQAGSSDRGLLFAGQHAECVFISGQNKAATKAQVDKVRASAVAAGRNPEDIKVFMGLNVIVGATEELAWAKHAEYLSYASPEAGVAHFSASTAIDFSQYEIDEPIQYVKSNAIQSATKNLQNNDWTRRKLLEQHALGGRYITLVGSPEQVADELESWISETGLDGFNLTRIVTPESYVDFIDLVVPELQKRGSYKTAYETGTLREKVFQGTARLPEQHTGSTYRH, translated from the coding sequence ATGGCCAAGAAAAAAATCCTGCTCAATGCCTTCAACATGAACTGCATCGGGCATATCAACCACGGCCTGTGGACTCACCCACGGGACACCTCGACGCACTACAAAACCGTCGAATACTGGACCGACCTGGCGCAAACCCTGGAGCGCGGGCTGTTCGACGGCCTGTTCATCGCGGATATCGTCGGCGTGTACGACGTGTACCAGAACGCTATCGACGTGCCGCTCAAAGAGTCGATCCAACTGCCGGTCAATGACCCGTTGCTGTTGGTATCGGCCATGGCCGCCGTGACCAAAAACCTCGGTTTCGGCCTCACCGCCAACCTCACCTACGAGCCGCCGTACCTGTTCGCCCGGCGCATGTCCACGCTCGATCACCTGAGCCGTGGCCGGGTCGGCTGGAACATCGTCACCGGCTACCTCGACAGCGCGGCCAAGGCCATGGGCCTGACCGAGCAGGTCGAGCATGACCGCCGCTATGACCAGGCCGATGAGTACCTGCAGGTGCTGTACAAACTCTGGGAAGGCAGTTGGGAAGACGACGCGGTACTCAACGACCCCAAGCAACGGGTCTACGCGCAGCCGGGCAAGGTGCACAAGGTCGAGCACCACGGCGAGTTTTATCAGGTGGAGGGTTATCACCTGTGCGAACCCTCACCGCAGCGCACGCCGGTGCTGTTCCAGGCGGGCAGTTCAGACCGTGGCCTGCTGTTTGCCGGGCAACATGCCGAGTGCGTGTTCATCAGCGGCCAAAACAAGGCCGCGACCAAAGCCCAGGTGGACAAGGTGCGCGCCAGTGCCGTCGCGGCCGGGCGCAACCCGGAGGACATCAAGGTGTTCATGGGGCTTAACGTGATTGTTGGCGCCACCGAAGAACTGGCCTGGGCCAAACACGCCGAGTACTTGAGCTACGCCAGCCCGGAGGCCGGCGTGGCGCATTTTTCGGCGTCCACCGCGATTGATTTTTCTCAATACGAAATCGACGAACCGATCCAGTACGTGAAGAGCAACGCGATTCAGTCGGCCACCAAGAACCTGCAGAACAACGACTGGACCCGGCGCAAATTGCTGGAGCAGCACGCCTTGGGTGGGCGCTACATCACTTTGGTTGGCTCGCCCGAACAGGTGGCGGATGAGCTGGAATCCTGGATCAGCGAGACGGGGCTGGATGGCTTCAATTTGACGCGCATCGTGACGCCGGAAAGCTACGTCGACTTTATCGATTTGGTGGTGCCGGAGTTGCAGAAGCGTGGGTCGTACAAGACGGCTTATGAGACCGGCACCTTGCGCGAAAAGGTCTTCCAGGGCACTGCCCGACTGCCCGAACAACACACCGGCTCCACCTACCGACACTGA
- a CDS encoding MetQ/NlpA family ABC transporter substrate-binding protein: MKKTRLSHPVKALALAFGLFSASVFAADAPLKIGTTAAFAIPLEAAVAEADKQGLKVELVEFTDWIAPNVSLAAGDIDVNYFQHIPFLENAKAAAGFDLVPYAPGIINNVGLYSKKYKTINDLPQGASVAIANDPINSGRGLQLLAKAGLISLKPGVGYKATEEDIIANPKKIKILQVEAVQLVRAYDDADLVQGYPAYIRLSKTFDAESALLFDGLDHLEYVIQFVIQPKSKTDPRVIKFVDIYQHSPVVRAALDKSLGKLYQVGWEAKK; this comes from the coding sequence ATGAAAAAAACACGGCTCTCCCACCCAGTCAAAGCACTGGCCCTGGCCTTCGGCTTATTCAGCGCCAGCGTTTTCGCCGCTGACGCACCGCTGAAAATCGGCACCACCGCCGCCTTCGCGATTCCCCTCGAAGCCGCCGTGGCCGAGGCCGACAAGCAAGGCCTGAAAGTCGAGCTGGTGGAGTTCACCGACTGGATCGCGCCCAACGTCAGCCTGGCTGCCGGCGATATCGACGTGAACTACTTCCAGCACATTCCGTTTCTGGAAAACGCCAAGGCCGCCGCCGGCTTTGACCTGGTGCCATACGCGCCGGGCATCATCAATAACGTCGGGCTGTACTCCAAGAAGTACAAAACCATCAACGACCTGCCCCAAGGCGCCAGCGTGGCGATTGCCAACGACCCGATCAACAGCGGTCGCGGCCTGCAATTGCTGGCCAAGGCCGGGCTGATCAGCCTCAAGCCGGGCGTGGGCTACAAGGCCACCGAAGAAGACATCATCGCCAACCCGAAAAAGATAAAGATCCTGCAAGTCGAGGCCGTGCAACTAGTGCGCGCCTACGACGACGCCGATCTGGTGCAGGGCTACCCGGCCTACATCCGCCTGTCCAAGACCTTCGATGCCGAGTCGGCGCTGCTGTTCGACGGCCTCGATCACCTGGAGTACGTGATCCAGTTTGTGATCCAGCCCAAGAGTAAAACCGACCCTCGGGTGATCAAGTTCGTCGACATCTACCAACACTCGCCGGTAGTACGTGCTGCGCTGGATAAATCCCTCGGTAAGCTCTACCAAGTCGGCTGGGAA